The proteins below are encoded in one region of Oncorhynchus gorbuscha isolate QuinsamMale2020 ecotype Even-year linkage group LG01, OgorEven_v1.0, whole genome shotgun sequence:
- the ppp6r3 gene encoding serine/threonine-protein phosphatase 6 regulatory subunit 3 isoform X3, protein MFWKFDLHTTSHIDTLLEKEDVTLTEVMDEEDVLQECKAQNHKLVDFLVRPQYMEDLVTYITQEPSDDVEETIKYKYPNISCELLTSDVGQINDRLGEDERLLMKLYGFLQNESPLNPLLASFFSKVLSILIGRKPEQIVEFLRKREDFVDLMIKHIGTSAIMDLLLRMLTCVEPQQLRQDVLNWLNEEKVIQRLVDMVQPSQDEDRHSNASQSLCEIIRLSRDQMFQVQGCSEPDPLLATLEKQETVEQLLSNIFDKEKNDSAIVSVIQILLTLFETRRPAFEGHLEICPPGMSHPSFSVNQSILEAVRPRLKDFHQLLLEPPKKNIMKTTWGVLDPPVGNTRLNVVRLVASLLQTNTHIINMELINLNTLGVILDMYFKYIWNNFLHLQVEICTAMILAMPPAQSENLKINSDQEPVRESHLINHLFQKCQFIQRILDAWSSNEKVQAEGGRRQGYMGHLTRIANSIVHNSDKGPNGAQIQQLISELTEEDRERWETFISGQLADTNKRNTVDLVNTHHIHSSSDDEVDFKDSGFHQDSSLQQFGFNDEEFADQDDVVDIPFDRISDINFSLNTNESANIALFEACCKEKIQQFEDAGSDEEDIWDEKDVTFAPDAQRRPRSSGSTDSEESTDSEEEDVKRDPFDPNNASSDDRMEVDTGPLWTANFDDIPMDTGSSTAMGESAPASAAPASPSTPAVIPESAGWSSPNASPGKAMGWADFSSNFSPVRPKDPLRSNSPVAMETCIETGDPLGVNAPMQHEDSDQWPGDEAAQPASSPGGKAGCSDAEESVTTETVTNGSMKETVSLTVDAKTETAIFKRVLKSYREDVKLSTSEDASAKYVVRESGTPEKRVPASVQPVSNCSKPGAHHSDEKSKVPSDAVNGPLEGTAMDEAKTEQSVASPVAAVNGPG, encoded by the exons ATGTTTTGGAAGTTTGATTTACACACGACGTCCCACATCGACACCCTCCTGGAGAAGGAAGATGTGACTCTGACAGAGGTGATGGACGAGGAGGATGTCCTGCAGGAGTGCAAGGCCCAGAACCACAAGCTGGTGGACTTCCTGGTACGGCCTCAGTACATGGAGGACCTGGTAACTTACATCACGCAGGAGCCAAGTGATGATGTGGAGGAGACTATCAAGTACAA GTACCCCAACATATCGTGTGAACTCCTTACCTCGGATGTTGGACAGATCAATGACAGACTGGGAGAAGATGAACGTTTACTAATGAAACTTTATGGCTTCTTGCAAAATGAATCTCCACTCAACCCTTTACTGGCCAGTTTCTTCAGCAAGGTCCTGAGCATCCTCATCGGTAGGAAACCGGAACAG ATTGTGGAGTTTCTGCGGAAGAGGGAAGACTTTGTGGACTTAATGATTAAACACATAGGGACCTCCGCCATCATGGACTTGCTGCTCAGAATGCTGACCTGCGTTGAACCACAGCAGCTCAGACAAGATGTCTTAAAT TGGCTGAACGAGGAGAAGGTGATCCAGAGGCTTGTTGATATGGTCCAGCCTTCTCAGGATGAGGAT AGGCACTCCAACGCATCCCAGTCTCTGTGTGAAATCATCCGCCTCAGCAGAGATCAGATGTTCCAAGTGCAGGGCTGCTCAGAGCCTGACCCATTACTGGCCACACTAGAAAA ACAAGAGACTGTGGAGCAGTTGCTGTCCAACATATTTGACAAAGAGAAAAATGACTCTGCAATAGTCAGTGTAATTCAGATTCTCCTGACACTCTTTGAGACACGAAGACCAGC GTTCGAAGGCCATTTGGAAATCTGTCCTCCTGGTATGAGCCACCCGTCCTTCTCAGTCAATCAGAGCATTCTGGAGGCTGTCAGACCTAGGCTCAAAGACTTCCATCAACTGCTGCTGGAACCCCCAAAG AAGAATATCATGAAAACCACATGGGGAGTGCTAGACCCCCCAGTGGGCAACACCCGGCTGAATGTGGTCCGTCTAGTGGCCAGCCTCCTGCAGACCAACACTCATATCATCAACATGGAGCTGATTAACCTCAACACTCTAGGTGTCATACTT GACATGTACTTCAAATATATATGGAATAACTTCCTGCATTTACAAGTTGAAATATGCACTGCAATGATCCTAGCGATGCCCCCAGCCCAAAGTGAAAACCTCAAAATCAACAGTGATCAGGAGCCTGTCAGAGAAAGCCACCTCATCAATCAT CTGTTTCAGAAGTGCCAGTTTATACAGAGAATTCTTGATGCATGGAGCTCCAATGAGAAAGTGCA GGCTGAGGGTGGACGTAGACAGGGCTACATGGGCCACTTGACCAGAATAGCCAACTCAATAGTGCACAACAGCGACAAGGGCCCCAATGGTGCACAGATACAGCAGCTCATCTCAG AGCTcacagaagaagacagagagagatgggagacctTTATTTCTGGTCAGCTAGCTGACACAAACAAGAGAAACACTGTAGACCTA GTGAACACACACCATATTCACTCATCCAGTGATGACGAGGTAGACTTCAAGGACAGCGGATTCCACCAGGATTCCTCTTTACAACAA TTTGGCTTCAATGACGAAGAGTTTGCCGATCAGGATGATGTTGTGGA TATTCCCTTTGATAGAATATCAGACATCAATTTTTCCTTGAATACAAATGAAAGT GCGAATATAGCTCTGTTTGAGGCCTGCTGTAAGGAGAAGATCCAGCAGTTTGAAGATGCAGGCTCTGATGAGGAGGACATCTGGGACGAGAAAGATGTTACTTTCGCACCAGACGCTCAGAGACGTCCTCG GAGCTCTGGCAGCACAGATAGTGAGGAGAGCACAGActctgaggaggaggatgttaaACGTGATCCCTTTGACCCCAACAACGCCAGCTCTGATGACAGAATGGAGGTGGACACTG GGCCTCTGTGGACAGCTAACTTTGACGACATACCCATGGACACCGGGAGTTCTACGGCGATGGGTGAATCTGCCCCAGCCTCTGCTGCCCcagcctccccctccacccctgcGGTTATACCAGAGTCTGCTGGCTGGAGCTCCCCCAATGCCTCCCCTGGCAAAGCCATGGGCTGGGCAGACTTTTCTAGCAACTTCTCACCAGTTAG ACCCAAAGATCCTTTGAGGAGCAATTCCCCAGTAGCAATGGAGACCTGTATAGAGACAGGAGACCCCTTGGGTGTCAACGCACCAATGCAGCATGAAG ATTCTGACCAGTGGCCAGGGGATGAggcagcccagccagccagctccCCTGGAGGGAAAGCCGGATGCTCGGATGCAGAGGAGTCCGTCACCACTGAGACGGTCACCAATGGATCCATGAAGGAAACAGTTAGCCTTACTGTAGATGCCAAAACTGAAACTGCCATTTTCAAGAG AGTGTTGAAATCTTATCG TGAGGATGTGAAGTTGTCTACGTCAGAGGACGCATCTGCAAAGTACGTGGTGAGGGAGAGTGGAACACCAGAGAAGAGGGTCCCTGCATCTGTCCAGCCTGTCAGCAACTGTTCCAAACCAGG TGCACACCATTCAGATGAGAAATCAAAAGTCCCCAGTGACGCTGTTAATGGTCCCCTAGAAGGAACAGCAATGGACGAAGCCAA aacagagcagagcgtGGCCTCACCGGTGGCAGCTGTTAACGGCCCAGGGTGA
- the ppp6r3 gene encoding serine/threonine-protein phosphatase 6 regulatory subunit 3 isoform X4 — protein sequence MFWKFDLHTTSHIDTLLEKEDVTLTEVMDEEDVLQECKAQNHKLVDFLVRPQYMEDLVTYITQEPSDDVEETIKYKYPNISCELLTSDVGQINDRLGEDERLLMKLYGFLQNESPLNPLLASFFSKVLSILIGRKPEQIVEFLRKREDFVDLMIKHIGTSAIMDLLLRMLTCVEPQQLRQDVLNWLNEEKVIQRLVDMVQPSQDEDRHSNASQSLCEIIRLSRDQMFQVQGCSEPDPLLATLEKQETVEQLLSNIFDKEKNDSAIVSVIQILLTLFETRRPAFEGHLEICPPGMSHPSFSVNQSILEAVRPRLKDFHQLLLEPPKKNIMKTTWGVLDPPVGNTRLNVVRLVASLLQTNTHIINMELINLNTLGVILDMYFKYIWNNFLHLQVEICTAMILAMPPAQSENLKINSDQEPVRESHLINHLFQKCQFIQRILDAWSSNEKVQAEGGRRQGYMGHLTRIANSIVHNSDKGPNGAQIQQLISELTEEDRERWETFISGQLADTNKRNTVDLVNTHHIHSSSDDEVDFKDSGFHQDSSLQQFGFNDEEFADQDDVVDIPFDRISDINFSLNTNESANIALFEACCKEKIQQFEDAGSDEEDIWDEKDVTFAPDAQRRPRSSGSTDSEESTDSEEEDVKRDPFDPNNASSDDRMEVDTGPLWTANFDDIPMDTGSSTAMGESAPASAAPASPSTPAVIPESAGWSSPNASPGKAMGWADFSSNFSPVRPKDPLRSNSPVAMETCIETGDPLGVNAPMQHEDSDQWPGDEAAQPASSPGGKAGCSDAEESVTTETVTNGSMKETVSLTVDAKTETAIFKSEDVKLSTSEDASAKYVVRESGTPEKRVPASVQPVSNCSKPGAHHSDEKSKVPSDAVNGPLEGTAMDEAKTEQSVASPVAAVNGPG from the exons ATGTTTTGGAAGTTTGATTTACACACGACGTCCCACATCGACACCCTCCTGGAGAAGGAAGATGTGACTCTGACAGAGGTGATGGACGAGGAGGATGTCCTGCAGGAGTGCAAGGCCCAGAACCACAAGCTGGTGGACTTCCTGGTACGGCCTCAGTACATGGAGGACCTGGTAACTTACATCACGCAGGAGCCAAGTGATGATGTGGAGGAGACTATCAAGTACAA GTACCCCAACATATCGTGTGAACTCCTTACCTCGGATGTTGGACAGATCAATGACAGACTGGGAGAAGATGAACGTTTACTAATGAAACTTTATGGCTTCTTGCAAAATGAATCTCCACTCAACCCTTTACTGGCCAGTTTCTTCAGCAAGGTCCTGAGCATCCTCATCGGTAGGAAACCGGAACAG ATTGTGGAGTTTCTGCGGAAGAGGGAAGACTTTGTGGACTTAATGATTAAACACATAGGGACCTCCGCCATCATGGACTTGCTGCTCAGAATGCTGACCTGCGTTGAACCACAGCAGCTCAGACAAGATGTCTTAAAT TGGCTGAACGAGGAGAAGGTGATCCAGAGGCTTGTTGATATGGTCCAGCCTTCTCAGGATGAGGAT AGGCACTCCAACGCATCCCAGTCTCTGTGTGAAATCATCCGCCTCAGCAGAGATCAGATGTTCCAAGTGCAGGGCTGCTCAGAGCCTGACCCATTACTGGCCACACTAGAAAA ACAAGAGACTGTGGAGCAGTTGCTGTCCAACATATTTGACAAAGAGAAAAATGACTCTGCAATAGTCAGTGTAATTCAGATTCTCCTGACACTCTTTGAGACACGAAGACCAGC GTTCGAAGGCCATTTGGAAATCTGTCCTCCTGGTATGAGCCACCCGTCCTTCTCAGTCAATCAGAGCATTCTGGAGGCTGTCAGACCTAGGCTCAAAGACTTCCATCAACTGCTGCTGGAACCCCCAAAG AAGAATATCATGAAAACCACATGGGGAGTGCTAGACCCCCCAGTGGGCAACACCCGGCTGAATGTGGTCCGTCTAGTGGCCAGCCTCCTGCAGACCAACACTCATATCATCAACATGGAGCTGATTAACCTCAACACTCTAGGTGTCATACTT GACATGTACTTCAAATATATATGGAATAACTTCCTGCATTTACAAGTTGAAATATGCACTGCAATGATCCTAGCGATGCCCCCAGCCCAAAGTGAAAACCTCAAAATCAACAGTGATCAGGAGCCTGTCAGAGAAAGCCACCTCATCAATCAT CTGTTTCAGAAGTGCCAGTTTATACAGAGAATTCTTGATGCATGGAGCTCCAATGAGAAAGTGCA GGCTGAGGGTGGACGTAGACAGGGCTACATGGGCCACTTGACCAGAATAGCCAACTCAATAGTGCACAACAGCGACAAGGGCCCCAATGGTGCACAGATACAGCAGCTCATCTCAG AGCTcacagaagaagacagagagagatgggagacctTTATTTCTGGTCAGCTAGCTGACACAAACAAGAGAAACACTGTAGACCTA GTGAACACACACCATATTCACTCATCCAGTGATGACGAGGTAGACTTCAAGGACAGCGGATTCCACCAGGATTCCTCTTTACAACAA TTTGGCTTCAATGACGAAGAGTTTGCCGATCAGGATGATGTTGTGGA TATTCCCTTTGATAGAATATCAGACATCAATTTTTCCTTGAATACAAATGAAAGT GCGAATATAGCTCTGTTTGAGGCCTGCTGTAAGGAGAAGATCCAGCAGTTTGAAGATGCAGGCTCTGATGAGGAGGACATCTGGGACGAGAAAGATGTTACTTTCGCACCAGACGCTCAGAGACGTCCTCG GAGCTCTGGCAGCACAGATAGTGAGGAGAGCACAGActctgaggaggaggatgttaaACGTGATCCCTTTGACCCCAACAACGCCAGCTCTGATGACAGAATGGAGGTGGACACTG GGCCTCTGTGGACAGCTAACTTTGACGACATACCCATGGACACCGGGAGTTCTACGGCGATGGGTGAATCTGCCCCAGCCTCTGCTGCCCcagcctccccctccacccctgcGGTTATACCAGAGTCTGCTGGCTGGAGCTCCCCCAATGCCTCCCCTGGCAAAGCCATGGGCTGGGCAGACTTTTCTAGCAACTTCTCACCAGTTAG ACCCAAAGATCCTTTGAGGAGCAATTCCCCAGTAGCAATGGAGACCTGTATAGAGACAGGAGACCCCTTGGGTGTCAACGCACCAATGCAGCATGAAG ATTCTGACCAGTGGCCAGGGGATGAggcagcccagccagccagctccCCTGGAGGGAAAGCCGGATGCTCGGATGCAGAGGAGTCCGTCACCACTGAGACGGTCACCAATGGATCCATGAAGGAAACAGTTAGCCTTACTGTAGATGCCAAAACTGAAACTGCCATTTTCAAGAG TGAGGATGTGAAGTTGTCTACGTCAGAGGACGCATCTGCAAAGTACGTGGTGAGGGAGAGTGGAACACCAGAGAAGAGGGTCCCTGCATCTGTCCAGCCTGTCAGCAACTGTTCCAAACCAGG TGCACACCATTCAGATGAGAAATCAAAAGTCCCCAGTGACGCTGTTAATGGTCCCCTAGAAGGAACAGCAATGGACGAAGCCAA aacagagcagagcgtGGCCTCACCGGTGGCAGCTGTTAACGGCCCAGGGTGA
- the ppp6r3 gene encoding serine/threonine-protein phosphatase 6 regulatory subunit 3 isoform X1 yields MFWKFDLHTTSHIDTLLEKEDVTLTEVMDEEDVLQECKAQNHKLVDFLVRPQYMEDLVTYITQEPSDDVEETIKYKYPNISCELLTSDVGQINDRLGEDERLLMKLYGFLQNESPLNPLLASFFSKVLSILIGRKPEQIVEFLRKREDFVDLMIKHIGTSAIMDLLLRMLTCVEPQQLRQDVLNWLNEEKVIQRLVDMVQPSQDEDRHSNASQSLCEIIRLSRDQMFQVQGCSEPDPLLATLEKQETVEQLLSNIFDKEKNDSAIVSVIQILLTLFETRRPAFEGHLEICPPGMSHPSFSVNQSILEAVRPRLKDFHQLLLEPPKKNIMKTTWGVLDPPVGNTRLNVVRLVASLLQTNTHIINMELINLNTLGVILDMYFKYIWNNFLHLQVEICTAMILAMPPAQSENLKINSDQEPVRESHLINHLFQKCQFIQRILDAWSSNEKVQAEGGRRQGYMGHLTRIANSIVHNSDKGPNGAQIQQLISELTEEDRERWETFISGQLADTNKRNTVDLVNTHHIHSSSDDEVDFKDSGFHQDSSLQQAFSDYQMQQMTSNFIEQFGFNDEEFADQDDVVDIPFDRISDINFSLNTNESANIALFEACCKEKIQQFEDAGSDEEDIWDEKDVTFAPDAQRRPRSSGSTDSEESTDSEEEDVKRDPFDPNNASSDDRMEVDTGPLWTANFDDIPMDTGSSTAMGESAPASAAPASPSTPAVIPESAGWSSPNASPGKAMGWADFSSNFSPVRPKDPLRSNSPVAMETCIETGDPLGVNAPMQHEDSDQWPGDEAAQPASSPGGKAGCSDAEESVTTETVTNGSMKETVSLTVDAKTETAIFKRVLKSYREDVKLSTSEDASAKYVVRESGTPEKRVPASVQPVSNCSKPGAHHSDEKSKVPSDAVNGPLEGTAMDEAKTEQSVASPVAAVNGPG; encoded by the exons ATGTTTTGGAAGTTTGATTTACACACGACGTCCCACATCGACACCCTCCTGGAGAAGGAAGATGTGACTCTGACAGAGGTGATGGACGAGGAGGATGTCCTGCAGGAGTGCAAGGCCCAGAACCACAAGCTGGTGGACTTCCTGGTACGGCCTCAGTACATGGAGGACCTGGTAACTTACATCACGCAGGAGCCAAGTGATGATGTGGAGGAGACTATCAAGTACAA GTACCCCAACATATCGTGTGAACTCCTTACCTCGGATGTTGGACAGATCAATGACAGACTGGGAGAAGATGAACGTTTACTAATGAAACTTTATGGCTTCTTGCAAAATGAATCTCCACTCAACCCTTTACTGGCCAGTTTCTTCAGCAAGGTCCTGAGCATCCTCATCGGTAGGAAACCGGAACAG ATTGTGGAGTTTCTGCGGAAGAGGGAAGACTTTGTGGACTTAATGATTAAACACATAGGGACCTCCGCCATCATGGACTTGCTGCTCAGAATGCTGACCTGCGTTGAACCACAGCAGCTCAGACAAGATGTCTTAAAT TGGCTGAACGAGGAGAAGGTGATCCAGAGGCTTGTTGATATGGTCCAGCCTTCTCAGGATGAGGAT AGGCACTCCAACGCATCCCAGTCTCTGTGTGAAATCATCCGCCTCAGCAGAGATCAGATGTTCCAAGTGCAGGGCTGCTCAGAGCCTGACCCATTACTGGCCACACTAGAAAA ACAAGAGACTGTGGAGCAGTTGCTGTCCAACATATTTGACAAAGAGAAAAATGACTCTGCAATAGTCAGTGTAATTCAGATTCTCCTGACACTCTTTGAGACACGAAGACCAGC GTTCGAAGGCCATTTGGAAATCTGTCCTCCTGGTATGAGCCACCCGTCCTTCTCAGTCAATCAGAGCATTCTGGAGGCTGTCAGACCTAGGCTCAAAGACTTCCATCAACTGCTGCTGGAACCCCCAAAG AAGAATATCATGAAAACCACATGGGGAGTGCTAGACCCCCCAGTGGGCAACACCCGGCTGAATGTGGTCCGTCTAGTGGCCAGCCTCCTGCAGACCAACACTCATATCATCAACATGGAGCTGATTAACCTCAACACTCTAGGTGTCATACTT GACATGTACTTCAAATATATATGGAATAACTTCCTGCATTTACAAGTTGAAATATGCACTGCAATGATCCTAGCGATGCCCCCAGCCCAAAGTGAAAACCTCAAAATCAACAGTGATCAGGAGCCTGTCAGAGAAAGCCACCTCATCAATCAT CTGTTTCAGAAGTGCCAGTTTATACAGAGAATTCTTGATGCATGGAGCTCCAATGAGAAAGTGCA GGCTGAGGGTGGACGTAGACAGGGCTACATGGGCCACTTGACCAGAATAGCCAACTCAATAGTGCACAACAGCGACAAGGGCCCCAATGGTGCACAGATACAGCAGCTCATCTCAG AGCTcacagaagaagacagagagagatgggagacctTTATTTCTGGTCAGCTAGCTGACACAAACAAGAGAAACACTGTAGACCTA GTGAACACACACCATATTCACTCATCCAGTGATGACGAGGTAGACTTCAAGGACAGCGGATTCCACCAGGATTCCTCTTTACAACAA GCCTTTTCTGATTATCAGATGCAACAAATGACGTCCAATTTTATTGAGCAGTTTGGCTTCAATGACGAAGAGTTTGCCGATCAGGATGATGTTGTGGA TATTCCCTTTGATAGAATATCAGACATCAATTTTTCCTTGAATACAAATGAAAGT GCGAATATAGCTCTGTTTGAGGCCTGCTGTAAGGAGAAGATCCAGCAGTTTGAAGATGCAGGCTCTGATGAGGAGGACATCTGGGACGAGAAAGATGTTACTTTCGCACCAGACGCTCAGAGACGTCCTCG GAGCTCTGGCAGCACAGATAGTGAGGAGAGCACAGActctgaggaggaggatgttaaACGTGATCCCTTTGACCCCAACAACGCCAGCTCTGATGACAGAATGGAGGTGGACACTG GGCCTCTGTGGACAGCTAACTTTGACGACATACCCATGGACACCGGGAGTTCTACGGCGATGGGTGAATCTGCCCCAGCCTCTGCTGCCCcagcctccccctccacccctgcGGTTATACCAGAGTCTGCTGGCTGGAGCTCCCCCAATGCCTCCCCTGGCAAAGCCATGGGCTGGGCAGACTTTTCTAGCAACTTCTCACCAGTTAG ACCCAAAGATCCTTTGAGGAGCAATTCCCCAGTAGCAATGGAGACCTGTATAGAGACAGGAGACCCCTTGGGTGTCAACGCACCAATGCAGCATGAAG ATTCTGACCAGTGGCCAGGGGATGAggcagcccagccagccagctccCCTGGAGGGAAAGCCGGATGCTCGGATGCAGAGGAGTCCGTCACCACTGAGACGGTCACCAATGGATCCATGAAGGAAACAGTTAGCCTTACTGTAGATGCCAAAACTGAAACTGCCATTTTCAAGAG AGTGTTGAAATCTTATCG TGAGGATGTGAAGTTGTCTACGTCAGAGGACGCATCTGCAAAGTACGTGGTGAGGGAGAGTGGAACACCAGAGAAGAGGGTCCCTGCATCTGTCCAGCCTGTCAGCAACTGTTCCAAACCAGG TGCACACCATTCAGATGAGAAATCAAAAGTCCCCAGTGACGCTGTTAATGGTCCCCTAGAAGGAACAGCAATGGACGAAGCCAA aacagagcagagcgtGGCCTCACCGGTGGCAGCTGTTAACGGCCCAGGGTGA